From a region of the Paralichthys olivaceus isolate ysfri-2021 chromosome 4, ASM2471397v2, whole genome shotgun sequence genome:
- the fam81b gene encoding protein FAM81B, translated as MSYESKLTPYQNHSRPDVLEGRLGGQERTLAVLLEQAFAIKAEVAAGLQSAKGSVQVEALSRKLLESHIMTITRIVKQLNVDIQALERQIAQRDSVTYGNSLAVQSLDQKTLAGIGDLRGRVARCDASIAKLSANVSSGERHMIRLQQEMKELRAGVDVKLEELEVKLHRDLDRLSASLTELTQNQRSSMCDLHRQVQLLDEKMSGGLREAKEQTDSLRKWTEQQLNSFLQTHAQSSQHDSQLQDKTLESESKLAILLHALEARVELSETQRVQSDQSHADRLKRCETKLRERVSSVKSSLHQELQLLKHEYLKGFRSVHDSMESLRQIGDIKSRLDKDELQNDNRHVQQGGRDQ; from the exons ATGTCATATGAGTCAAAGTTAACGCCCTATCAGAATCACAGCAG GCCTGATGTCCTGGAGGGTCGTCTGGGCGGTCAGGAGAGGACGCTGGCTGTGCTGCTGGAGCAGGCGTTTGCCATCAAAGCGGAGGTGGCAGCAGGCCTGCAGTCCGCCAAGGGCTCCGTCCAGGTCGAGGCACTTTCCCGCAAGCTGCTGGAGAGTCACATAATGACTATCACACGCATTGTCAAGCAGCTCAATGTGGACATACAG GCACTAGAGAGACAGATCGCCCAGCGGGACTCTGTCACATATGGAAATTCACTGGCCGTTCAAAGCTTAGACCAGAAAACCCTGGCCGGCATTGGAGACCTAAGAGGAAGAGTCGCCAG GTGTGATGCCAGCATCGCCAAGCTGAGCGCCAATGTGAGCTCTGGGGAGCGGCACATGAtcaggctgcagcaggagaTGAAAGAGCTCAGAGCAGGTGTGGATgtgaagctggaggagctggaagtCAAG CTTCATCGTGACCTTGACAGACTGTCGGCATCATTGACAGAGCTCACCCAGAACCAGAGGAGCTCCATGTGCGATCTGCATAGACAAGTTCAACTACTAGATGAGAA GATGTCAGGTGGGCTTAGGGAGGCCAAGGAGCAGACAGATTCACTGAGAAAGTGGACAGAACAACAGCTCAACAGCTTtctgcagacacatgcacagagcAGCCAGCACGACTCACAACTACAAGATAAAACG TTGGAGTCAGAATCTAAATTAGCCATTCTGCTGCATGCTCTGGAGGCCCGGGTGGAGCTGTCTGAGACCCAGCGAGTACAATCTGACCAAAGTCATGCAGACCGGCTGAAACGCTGTGAAACCAaactcagagagagagtgagctcAGTAAAGAGCAGCCTGCatcaggagctgcagctgctcaaaCACGAATACTTAAAAG GGTTCCGCTCTGTGCATGATTCCATGGAGTCCCTGAGGCAGATAGGGGACATCAAATCTCGTCTTGACAAGGACGAGCTGCAGAACGATAACAGGCATGTGCAGCAAGGTGGCAGAGATCAGTGA